In one Scomber japonicus isolate fScoJap1 chromosome 6, fScoJap1.pri, whole genome shotgun sequence genomic region, the following are encoded:
- the numbl gene encoding numb-like protein, with protein MSSTGEMAEAIELSTREHVTPEMNKLRQSLRRKKPTYVPEASRPHQWQADEEAVRKGKCNFAVRYLGLVEVEESRGMHVCEEAVKKLKVSGKKTVKAVLWVSADGLRVVDDKTKDLIVDQTIEKVSFCAPDRNYDKAFSYICRDGTTRRWMCHCFMALKDSGERLSHAVGCAFAACLERKQRREKECGVTASFDATRTSFVREGSFRANSACSQQGSSSERDDKLQEKKKDQPSAIPALPPGTASPPEGAASPMERPEPGGPHAIPRRHAPIEQLVRQGSFRGFPALSQKNSPFKRQLSLRLNDLPSTLQRKTDFQAKNPEMDMGMPGEGDGSINALCSQINSSFTKPSEELFSNPSLSANGPQTCTVPPALPPPPAPMQATSSWVQPEPQLQSPPPVSVAMQIQMQMHMQSGHRRTPSEAERWLEEVSKAVKAQQSPPPGPTIPTIPGPPSVSSHQVSSQASAAPVSTISMSLCTMPKPLITGPSALSGQAPMPLPPMSISSVPLIPGPPVSGPPMSLPSMSIPTMSGPSMSGAPMIQPSLPGPPGSLPSTMQPFPLAFDSTPAPVGMFGSPPVQPAFVPMQTYMPGLASSMTYPNASVPVVGITPSQMVANVFCTAAGSSGAAIGSAVGGPKVGPLGTAVQHHSYPAAAAAVGHTGGFSTPPFSSTPPLSTALNGLPPLGSATMALQNGTSSSGGNGGSSGSSWPPEGSQLTAPMANDSQDDDRFEAKWAALESKPAPPQPGNKAPAAAANPFSNNLQKTFEIEL; from the exons TACCAGGGAGCACGTGACCCCGGAGATGAACAAGCTTCGTCAGAGCCTGAGGAGGAAGAAGCCCACCTATGTGCCAGAGGCCAGCAGACCGCATCAGTGGCAGGCTGACGAGGAGGCTGTACGCAAGGGCAAATGTAACTTTGCTGTGCGG TACCTGGGtttggtggaggtggaggagtcaAGAGGGATGCATGTATGTGAGGAGGCGGTGAAGAAGCTAAAAGTT AGTGGGAAAAAGACAGTGAAGGCAGTGTTGTGGGTTTCAGCTGATGGACTCAGGGTGGTGGATGATAAAACTAAG gACCTCATTGTGGACCAGACCATAGAGAAGGTTTCATTCTGCGCTCCTGATCGAAACTATGACAAGGCCTTCTCCTACATCTGCCGAGACGGGACCACCAGACGGTGGATGTGCCACTGCTTTATGGCTCTCAAGGACTCG GGAGAGAGACTGAGCCATGCAGTTGGCTGTGCCTTTGCTGCCTGTCTGGAGAGGAAGCAGCGCAGGGAGAAGGAGTGCGGCGTGACGGCCTCCTTTGATGCCACTCGCACTTCATTTGTACGTGAGGGCTCCTTCCGAGCTAACTCTGCCTGTAGCCAGCAGGGCAGCAGCAGCGAGCGAGATGACAAactgcaggagaagaagaaag accAGCCTTCTGCTATCCCTGCCCTGCCACCTGGCACTGCCTCCCCACCCGAGGGTGCGGCATCCCCCATGGAGCGCCCAGAACCTGGCGGGCCTCACGCCATCCCTCGCCGCCACGCGCCCATCGAGCAGCTGGTGCGTCAAGGCTCGTTCCGGGGATTCCCTGCCCTCAGCCAGAAAAACTCTCCCTTCAAAAGGCAGCTGTCGCTCCGCCTCAATGACCTGCCATCCACGCTGCAACGCAAGACTGACTTCCAGGCCAAGAACCCTG AGATGGATATGGGGATGCCGGGCGAAGGAGACGGTAGTATTAATGCCCTGTGTAGCCAGATCAACAGCTCTTTCACCAAGCCGTCAGAGGAGCTCTTCTCCAACCCCTCTTTGTCTGCAAACGGCCCGCAGACCTGCACTGTGCCCCCTGCCCTGCCTCCACCACCTGCACCGATGCAAG CCACCTCTTCCTGGGTGCAGCCGGAGCCTCAGCTCCAGTCTCCTCCTCCGGTCTCAGTGGCGATGCAGATCCAGATGCAGATGCACATGCAGAGCGGACACAGGCGCACACCCTCTGAGGCAGAGAGATGGCTGGAGGAGGTGTCCAAGGCTGTCAAGGCTCAACAATCCCCTCCTCCAGGCCCCACCATCCCCACCATCCCTGGACCGCCATCTGTGTCGAGTCACCAGGTGTCCAGTCAGGCATCAGCTGCCCCAGTTTCTACCATCTCAATGTCGCTTTGCACCATGCCCAAACCCCTCATCACAGGCCCCTCTGCTCTCTCAGGTCAGGCCCCAATGCCCCTACCACCCATGTCGATATCATCAGTTCCTCTAATACCAGGCCCACCAGTGTCGGGCCCCCCAATGTCTCTACCTTCTATGTCCATCCCCACCATGTCAGGTCCAAGCATGTCAGGGGCTCCCATGATCCAGCCCTCCCTCCCTGGGCCCCCAGGCTCCCTCCCAAGCACCATGCAACCCTTCCCCCTGGCCTTCGATTCTACTCCGGCCCCTGTGGGGATGTTTGGCAGCCCGCCTGTCCAACCGGCTTTCGTGCCCATGCAGACCTACATGCCAGGCCTAGCTAGCAGTATGACCTACCCCAACGCCAGTGTGCCCGTGGTAGGAATCACGCCATCACAAATGGTGGCCAATGTTTTCTGCACTGCCGCTGGCTCATCTGGTGCTGCCATTGGCTCTGCTGTAGGAGGACCCAAAGTGGGGCCCCTTGGAACAGCTGTCCAGCACCATTCTTACccagcagcagctgctgcagttgGGCACACTGGAGGGTTTTCCACACCGCCATTCTCTTCTACTCCACCGCTATCAACAGCCCTTAATGGCCTCCCACCACTCGGCAGCGCCACGATGGCCCTTCAGAACGGGACCTCCAGCAGTGGGGGGAATGGaggcagcagtggcagcagctggccaccagagggcagccAGCTAACAGCTCCGATGGCCAACGATTCCCAAGACGACGATCGTTTTGAGGCCAAGTGGGCGGCACTGGAGTCCAAACCAGCGCCTCCGCAGCCAGGGAATAAGGCGCCAGCTGCAGCAGCCAACCCATTTTCCAACAATCTGCAAAAGACTTTTGAGATTGAGCTCTAA